The genomic region TTTCTAAACTAACAGTAAAATCCTGCGCTTTAGGATGCTGGGCAAGATAACTTTCAGGAAATAGACTGAACAGCTCTTTTTCAAGAAAACTCTGAAATGCCAATTCATCAAGAAACTTGGCTGCGGCAGTAGTGACAAGGAATTCTTTTACATCTTCGGGAATGATTAACTCCGCATGTTTTTTAGCGTTTGCTTGGTTAAATCGTTCTAAATCTTGGTCTAAAACGCGTGTTAATTTTTTAGTACGTTCCTTTTCACTGGACATAAAACACAGCTCCTAAGCAAAAATCGGAATGTTCTCACATTCCGATTTTACAATTAATTATCTGTTTCTTCACGGTCCAGTTCGTCCTGGTCGTGTTTTTCATGGGCGGCCTGCTGCTTTTTAATCTTGGCTACCTCGCGGTAGTACCAGCGCATAATCAGCACCAAACCGACGGTGGACGCCGACATGGCAATCACTACCCAAATAAAAAATAGAATCCACTTATCCATCATCGTCGTCCTCCTTTACCCTTAATCAGACAGGTGATAGTAATAGGTCGCAATCGTGATGCCATCCTTGGCTGACAGCGCGCCGCGCAACCGGAAAGAACTCTGGTTATGCAGGATGTTTTGCCAAGGTTTCTTCGGCACGAACTGCGGAATCACGACCGTCACCGACTCATTACGGTCATGGGCCCGCTTAGCCACCTTGTCCACAAAGCCTTCGACCGGCTTGATAATTGACCGGTAGGCTGTGTGCACATCCACGTAACGAATATCAGGGAAATCTTCCTTGAACTGGCGACCAATCCTAGCCTCCCGTTCTGGATACGTGTCAAAGCTGACGTGCATGGCCACGATTTCGTCCCCAATCGAGCGGGCATAGTCGACCGCTTCGGCCGTTACTCGGGTCATCCCCGAAACTAGGACAATCACGGTCGAGCCATCGTAGTGGTGCTTGAGTTCCTCGCTTTGGTCACCATACTGCAAGCGCAGCTGGGCACCAATGCTAGTGTAGTGGTGCTTAATTTTCAGGAACATGGCCATAATCAATGGCATGATAATCAGATAAGGCCAAACATGGTTCATCCGCGTCACGAAGAGCACAACCACTAGGGCTGCTGACATGAAGGCGCCGACAAAGTTAATCGTGGCCTTAAAGAGCCAGTTCTTAGGCTTATTGCGCATCCAGTGGACAATCATGCCCGACTGAGACAGCGTGAAGGGTACGAAAACCCCGACCGCATAAAGCGGAATCAAATTATCAGTCGACCCGTGGAAAATCAGGGTCAAAATCATCGCCCCGATTGACAGGGACAGAATTCCGTTGGAATAACCCAGACGGTCACCCCGGTCCATGTACAGATGAGGCAGGTACTTATCCCGGGCTAGGTTCAAGGCTAGCATTGGAAAGGCCGAGAAACCAGTATTGGCGGCCACCGCCAAGATCATCGCCGTGGCCAGCTGGACCAGGTAAAAGCCAAAGTTATGGCCGCCAAAGGTTTGACTGGCAATCTGTGACAAAACCGTCGAAGAACCGTTAGGCTGGATACCCAACCAGTAACTAAAGAAGGTTACCCCAGCAAAGAAGGCCGCCAGGATAATGGCCATCATCGCCAAGGTTGAAGCGGCGTGCTTTTCCTTGGGTGGCCGGAAGTTAGGCACCGCGTTGGAAATGGCCTCCACCCCAGTCAGGGATGAAGATCCGCTCGAGAAAGCCCGCAGGACAAAGATAACACTTAAGCCGCTAAAGTCAGTTCCAATCCGGGCGGCCGCATGGTATGGCAGCTGACCGGTCGCCACCTGGAAGAGTCCCCAGAGCAACATCCCCGTCAAAACTACGATAAAGAAGTAAACCGGCACCATCAAGAAATTGGCACTTTCCCGGACACCACGCAGGTTCATCGCCGTCAGCAAGAGAATGATAAAAATCGAAATCGGCACCGTAAAATGGAGTAGGGCTGGGAAGGCCGCCGTAATCGCATCCGCGGCCGCCGAAGCCGAAACCGCCACCGTCAGCATGTAGTCAACCAGCAGCGAGCCACCGGCTACCAGACCAACCTTGGGTCCCCAGTTCTTACTGGCCACCGCGTAGGCTCCCCCACCAGATGGGTAGGCGTGGATGATTTGGCGGTAACTCAGGACAATTGCGCCCAGCAGCACCAAAATCACCAGGGCAATTGGTACCTGCAGCCAAAGGGCCACGGCACCGGCCGTAATCAAGGTCGCCGTAATCGACTCAGTTCCATAGGCCACCGAGGACAGGGCATCAGAAGACAGCAAGGCCAGAGCCTTGGAGCGACTCAATGACTGACTGCCTTCATCCAAGGTTTTGAGTGGTCGGCCAATGATAACCCGCTTGAGATTGCGAAACATATTCTAAAACTCCCAAAAAATGTGATGGTAATACCCCCACATTTTACGCCACTTTAACCTATAAAAAAACCACTTTATGCCCTTTTTCACTTACCTGGCACGAGGCTAGGCACAACTGGGTAAACCCAGGTCCGCTGTGGTATACTGTTTGCCAAAGGAGGCCTCTTTTCATGTACGAACCAAAACAAAACTCAAACGCTGAGATTCAAAAAGTCATTGATCAGCCTGGTCGGAACCTGATGTTTCTGTCAGCCGATTGGTGTGGGGACTGCAAGGTGATTAAGCCCTTCGTCCAAAACATTAAGGACGTGGTCACTAAGACTGCCAACTGGGTGGATGCTGACCGCGACGACAACCTGGACATCGCCACTAAGTACGGATTACGCGGCATTCCGAGCTTTGTCCTCTTTGAGGACGGCAAGAAGGTGGCCCAGCTTGGGCATGGCGAACGCCTAAAGCCCCAAGAAATTCTTGACTGGTACGCTAGTACCGTCGCTTAAATACTAAAAAAAAGCCAGACAGTGCTGTCTGGCTTTTTTTATTTCTCATTACTTTGGATAAAGCTTTGGACAATGTCAGCCGGAATGGCAAAGCCAATCCCTTCCACACTGGTCCCGTCGGCCCCGGCCGAAATCTTGGCTGAGTTGATGCCGACCACCTGACCGGAGAGATTGACCAGGGCGCCACCGGAGTTACCGGGATTGATAGCAGCATCGGTTTGGATGGCAGTCAAGGCCGCCCCACCGGTATCAGCGCTGGTTAGCTGCCGGCGAACGGCCGAAATAATGCCACTGGTCATGGTTGAGGCATAGTTGGAACCAAGGGGTGAACCAATGGCGAGTACTTGTTGACCAGCTTCTAAGTCCTTCACATCGGCAAACTGGGCCGCAGTCTTAAAGACCGAGGTCTGGGCCTTCACAATCGCCAAATCCTTGGAAGCATCGGTACCCACTACCGTACCACTAATCTTCTGGCCATCGGACGAAATCAGCTGGACGGCCGAAGAACCGTCGATGACGTGGTTATTGGTGATGATATAGGCGTAACCGCCCGAAACCTTATAGACCACACCCGACCCTTCGGAAGCCGTCTGCAGGCTATTGTTACTATTTTGCTGGTCCTGACTGTTAAAGGCGCCGGCCCCCTGGGACAGGGATGGCACCTTCTGCAGGTTTTGGACGGTAACCACACTGGCCTTAACCTTGTCATAGGCCCGGGTCGCCGGGTCATCACTGACGTAGGCGGTCGCGGCCACGGTCGCCTTGCCGGCCGCGTTACTTTGATGGGCCATACCCAAACGCTGCTGGTACCAGGAGTTAGGTTGGATGGCTAACAAGACCAAGAGCGCCCCGATAATGGCAGCGCTAATCATTGTAATTATCCAATTTTTCTTTGTCATGAACGGCTCCCTTTATCCATTCGCTACAGGGGCAAAACCACCCTGAAAATCGTACCACGGGGGTGGTTATCACTAACCGTAATCCGGCCACCGTGGGCCTGCACAATCCACTCAGCAATTGATAGCCCTAGGCCGGTTCCCCCAGTCTCCCGGTTGCCACTCTTGTCTTCCCGGTAGAAGCGGTCAAAGATATGCTTTTTGGCCTCATTACTAATCCCGCGGCCAGTATCGGCGACTTCCAGAATCAGACGACGACGCTCTGTGGTGGCACTGACCTTAACTGTCGATTCGGCATCCGAATACTTTAAGGCATTGTCCAACAATAGTACCATCAGCTGGTGAATCCGCCGCCGATCAACATCAACCGGTTGGTCAACGTCAACATCCAAGAGCACCTTCTTATCATCAAAGGCGGCCATTTCGACATAGGGACTAATAATCTTCTTTAAGAAGGCCGTAATGTCAGTCGGTTCCTTTTCGATTTTAGTCATGTTTGACCCGGTCTTAGCCAGGGTCAACATGTTGTCGGTCAGAGAGTTCAACCGGCGCACTTCTGATAGGGATAGAATAATATTTTCTGACTGGTCCCGGACCGTCGAACTAGGCTTAGTTAACATGGTTTCCAGCTTACCCTGGATAACCGACATTGGCGTCCGCAGTTCGTGGGCAGCATTGTTAACGAAGTCCTGCTGCTGGTCCCAGGCCTTGAGGATTGGTTTCATGTTCTGCCGACTCATCAGGTAGGCCAGCAAGAGGGCCACCACGCCTGCCAGGGCAAAGGACCAGGAAATCAGCTCCTGGAAGTGCTTGAGGTTCAAAACCGTGTCGGTCGCATCGACGAAAACATAGGCATACTTGGCGTAAACCATCTCATTACCGTTCGAGACCAAAACCGCC from Leuconostocaceae bacterium ESL0723 harbors:
- a CDS encoding APC family permease, which translates into the protein MFRNLKRVIIGRPLKTLDEGSQSLSRSKALALLSSDALSSVAYGTESITATLITAGAVALWLQVPIALVILVLLGAIVLSYRQIIHAYPSGGGAYAVASKNWGPKVGLVAGGSLLVDYMLTVAVSASAAADAITAAFPALLHFTVPISIFIILLLTAMNLRGVRESANFLMVPVYFFIVVLTGMLLWGLFQVATGQLPYHAAARIGTDFSGLSVIFVLRAFSSGSSSLTGVEAISNAVPNFRPPKEKHAASTLAMMAIILAAFFAGVTFFSYWLGIQPNGSSTVLSQIASQTFGGHNFGFYLVQLATAMILAVAANTGFSAFPMLALNLARDKYLPHLYMDRGDRLGYSNGILSLSIGAMILTLIFHGSTDNLIPLYAVGVFVPFTLSQSGMIVHWMRNKPKNWLFKATINFVGAFMSAALVVVLFVTRMNHVWPYLIIMPLIMAMFLKIKHHYTSIGAQLRLQYGDQSEELKHHYDGSTVIVLVSGMTRVTAEAVDYARSIGDEIVAMHVSFDTYPEREARIGRQFKEDFPDIRYVDVHTAYRSIIKPVEGFVDKVAKRAHDRNESVTVVIPQFVPKKPWQNILHNQSSFRLRGALSAKDGITIATYYYHLSD
- a CDS encoding thioredoxin family protein; its protein translation is MYEPKQNSNAEIQKVIDQPGRNLMFLSADWCGDCKVIKPFVQNIKDVVTKTANWVDADRDDNLDIATKYGLRGIPSFVLFEDGKKVAQLGHGERLKPQEILDWYASTVA
- a CDS encoding trypsin-like peptidase domain-containing protein, coding for MTKKNWIITMISAAIIGALLVLLAIQPNSWYQQRLGMAHQSNAAGKATVAATAYVSDDPATRAYDKVKASVVTVQNLQKVPSLSQGAGAFNSQDQQNSNNSLQTASEGSGVVYKVSGGYAYIITNNHVIDGSSAVQLISSDGQKISGTVVGTDASKDLAIVKAQTSVFKTAAQFADVKDLEAGQQVLAIGSPLGSNYASTMTSGIISAVRRQLTSADTGGAALTAIQTDAAINPGNSGGALVNLSGQVVGINSAKISAGADGTSVEGIGFAIPADIVQSFIQSNEK
- a CDS encoding HAMP domain-containing sensor histidine kinase codes for the protein MPKIVNRNQQIKGFVWLAFSFMLIFLTLAGVITWNYSHSIYLNSDRVLNDSVAYYDRNGLLAGNTAKPKRPANNDRLPVPDDFRGNYLYYDSNQKQIVNETVGNDSRARNVVTKHLTLKLDPDLLGKSPKTIKVGNNYLRVQAITFKNQAVLVSNGNEMVYAKYAYVFVDATDTVLNLKHFQELISWSFALAGVVALLLAYLMSRQNMKPILKAWDQQQDFVNNAAHELRTPMSVIQGKLETMLTKPSSTVRDQSENIILSLSEVRRLNSLTDNMLTLAKTGSNMTKIEKEPTDITAFLKKIISPYVEMAAFDDKKVLLDVDVDQPVDVDRRRIHQLMVLLLDNALKYSDAESTVKVSATTERRRLILEVADTGRGISNEAKKHIFDRFYREDKSGNRETGGTGLGLSIAEWIVQAHGGRITVSDNHPRGTIFRVVLPL